A single window of Pseudomonas lijiangensis DNA harbors:
- the rpoE gene encoding RNA polymerase sigma factor RpoE, whose protein sequence is MLTQEEDQQLVERVQRGDTRAFDLLVLKYQHKILGLIVRFVHDTHEAQDVAQEAFIKAYRALGNFRGDSAFYTWLYRIAINTAKNYLVSRGRRPPDSDVRSEDAEFYDGDHGLKDIESPERALLRDEIEGTVHRTIQLLPEDLRTALTLREFDGLSYEDIASVMQCPVGTVRSRIFRAREAIDKALQPLLQES, encoded by the coding sequence ATGCTAACCCAGGAAGAGGATCAGCAGCTTGTCGAGCGCGTTCAGCGCGGTGACACGCGAGCATTTGATCTGTTGGTGCTGAAGTATCAGCACAAGATTCTAGGGTTGATCGTGCGATTCGTGCACGACACCCATGAGGCTCAAGACGTTGCACAGGAAGCCTTTATCAAGGCCTATCGTGCACTAGGCAACTTTCGCGGTGACAGTGCTTTCTATACATGGCTGTACCGCATCGCCATCAACACGGCGAAAAACTATTTGGTGTCGCGCGGTCGGCGACCACCAGATAGCGATGTAAGGTCTGAAGATGCGGAGTTCTACGATGGCGATCATGGCCTCAAGGACATCGAATCGCCAGAGCGTGCATTGTTGAGGGATGAGATCGAGGGCACTGTCCATCGGACCATCCAGCTTCTCCCGGAAGATTTGCGCACTGCACTAACTTTGCGTGAATTTGATGGTCTGAGTTACGAAGACATTGCGAGCGTCATGCAATGTCCCGTTGGTACCGTGCGCTCCCGGATCTTCCGCGCTCGGGAAGCCATCGACAAAGCCCTGCAGCCGTTGTTGCAGGAATCCTGA
- a CDS encoding RseA family anti-sigma factor, which translates to MSREALQESLSAVMDNEADELELRRVLNAIDDAETRATWSRYQVARAAMHKELLVPHLDISAAVSAAIADEVSPLKVARGPWRTLGRLAVAASVTVAVLAGVRLYNQDEIAGAQLAQQVQQPANLSVPQVKGPAVLAGYTEPTEQTGPMANGVLQGQAGEGDQRLPGYLRQHAQEAALKGTESALPYARAASLENR; encoded by the coding sequence ATGAGTCGTGAAGCCCTGCAGGAATCGCTGTCCGCAGTGATGGATAACGAAGCGGATGAGTTGGAATTACGTCGGGTACTGAATGCAATTGACGACGCCGAAACACGTGCAACGTGGTCGCGTTATCAGGTTGCCCGTGCAGCCATGCATAAAGAGTTGCTGGTGCCTCATCTGGATATTTCGGCTGCTGTATCTGCCGCAATCGCCGATGAAGTGAGCCCGCTGAAGGTCGCTCGCGGCCCGTGGCGCACTCTGGGTCGTCTGGCCGTTGCCGCTTCGGTAACTGTCGCCGTTCTGGCAGGTGTTCGTCTCTATAACCAGGACGAAATCGCCGGTGCCCAGTTGGCTCAGCAGGTTCAGCAGCCAGCCAACCTGTCCGTGCCGCAAGTCAAAGGCCCGGCAGTACTGGCCGGTTACACCGAGCCAACCGAGCAGACCGGTCCTATGGCCAATGGTGTCTTGCAGGGTCAGGCCGGTGAAGGCGATCAGCGTCTGCCTGGTTATCTGCGTCAACACGCTCAGGAAGCAGCGTTGAAAGGCACTGAAAGCGCGCTGCCATACGCACGTGCTGCAAGTCTGGAAAACCGTTAA